The following proteins are encoded in a genomic region of Brachypodium distachyon strain Bd21 chromosome 1, Brachypodium_distachyon_v3.0, whole genome shotgun sequence:
- the LOC100841803 gene encoding protein NRT1/ PTR FAMILY 8.1 yields MLALHCRLSWIQAQAQPDRDTGSNRARLAVGSCYIYIRAGQEDRSRVSSIDRSHLMAMAAAARDDQEEKPAETTMDGTVDFSGKPAVRRKTGGWRACPFILGNECCERLAYYGMSSNLVNYMVSELHQGNAAAAANVNNWSGTCYVMPLVGAFLADAYLGRFRTIAAFMALYIAGLALLTASAAVPGLKPPGSCAGCEPSRGQNAAFFSALYLIAVGTGGIKPCVSSFGADQFDDADPGELRSKGSFFNWFYMSINVGALVASSVLVWVQTNVGWGWGFGIPAAAMAVAVLSFLLGSRLYRYQKPGGSPLRRMGEVVVLALQKSHLPLPADYLHETPPGADGIRKLAHTEQLRWLDRAAVVTLENPRRLCTVTQVEETKAMIRLLPVWASGIVMAAVYSQMSTMFVLQGNTLDPRMGSRFSIPAASLSIFDTISVIFWAILYDRLIVPVARRFTGHPRGFTQLQRMGIGLVISVFSMIAAGVLEVARLRAAASHGMLDSKDFLPVSIFWQVPQYFIVGAAEVFVFVGQIDFFYDQAPDAMRSLGAALSLTSAALGNYLSTLLVVIVTAVSTRNGGIGWIPDNLNKGHLDYFFWLLAALSVLNFVVYLWIAKWYKYKVYKTAEPSSQIDTASTG; encoded by the coding sequence ATGCTAGCGTTGCATTGCAGGCTGTCGTGGATtcaggcccaggcccagccaGATCGGGATACCGGCTCTAATAGAGCCAGGCTAGCAGTAGGCTCGTGCTACATATATATACGGGCCGGCCAGGAGGACCGATCGAGGGTTAGcagcatcgatcgatctcatctgatggcgatggcggcggcggcgcgtgacGATCAAGAAGAAAAGCCGgcggagacgaccatggacgggACGGTGGATTTCTCGGGCAAGCCGGCGGTGCGCCGCAAGACGGGGGGCTGGCGTGCGTGCCCCTTCATCCTGGGCAACGAGTGCTGCGAGCGGCTGGCCTACTACGGCATGAGCTCCAACCTGGTCAACTACATGGTCTCGGAGCTCCACCAgggcaacgccgccgccgccgccaacgtcAACAACTGGTCCGGCACCTGCTACGTCATGCcgctcgtcggcgccttcctcgccgacgcctACCTCGGCCGCTTCCGCACCATCGCCGCCTTCATGGCGCTCTACATCGCCGGCCTCGCCCTCctcaccgcctccgccgccgtcccgggCCTCAAGCCCCCCGGATCCTGCGCCGGCTGCGAGCCCTCGCGGGGCCAGaacgccgccttcttctcggCGCTGTACCtgatcgccgtcggcacggGCGGGATCAAGCCCTGCGTGTCCTCCTTCGGCGCCGACCAGTTCGACGACGCCGACCCGGGCGAGCTCCGCAGCAAGGGCTCCTTCTTCAACTGGTTCTACATGTCCATCAACGTCGGCGCGCTCGTGGCGTCCTCGGTGCTCGTCTGGGTCCAGACCAACGTCGGCTGGGGATGGGGATTCggcatccccgccgccgccatggccgtcgccgtcctcaGCTTCCTCTTGGGGAGCAGGCTCTACCGCTACCAGAAGCCCGGCGGCAGCCCGCTGCGGAGGATGGGGGAGGTGGTCGTCTTGGCCTTGCAAAAATCCCACCTCCCGCTCCCCGCCGACTACCTCCACGAGACGCCGCCAGGAGCGGACGGCATCAGGAAGCTGGCGCACACGGAGCAGCTCCGGTGGCTGGACAGGGCGGCGGTGGTGACCCTGGAGAACCCGCGGAGGCTCTGCACGGTGACGCAGGTGGAGGAAACCAAGGCCATGATCCGGCTGCTCCCCGTCTGGGCGAGCGGCATCGTCATGGCGGCGGTGTACAGCCAGATGAGCACCATGTTCGTGCTCCAGGGAAACACCCTCGACCCGCGCATGGGCTCCCGCTTCTCCATCCCGGCGGCGTCGCTCTCCATCTTCGACACCATCAGCGTCATCTTCTGGGCGATCCTCTACGACCGCCTCATCGTGCCCGTGGCGCGCCGCTTCACGGGACACCCGCGCGGCTtcacgcagctgcagcggatGGGGATCGGCCTCGTCATCTCCGTCTTCTCCATGATCGCCGCCGGGGTGCTCGAGGTGGCCAggctccgcgccgccgcaagccACGGGATGCTCGACTCCAAGGACTTCCTGCCCGTCTCCATCTTCTGGCAGGTGCCGCAGTACTTCATCGTCGGTGCCGCCGAGGTGTTCGTCTTCGTCGGGCAGATCGACTTCTTCTACGACCAGGCGCCGGACGCCATGAGGAGCCTCGGGGCGGCGCTCTCGCTcacgtcggcggcgctcgggaaCTACCTCAGCACGCTgctcgtcgtcatcgtcaCGGCCGTCTCCACCAGGAACGGCGGGATCGGCTGGATTCCCGACAATCTCAACAAGGGACACCTCGACTACTTCTTCTGGCTGCTGGCCGCGCTCAGCGTGCTCAACTTCGTCGTCTACCTCTGGATCGCAAAGTGGTACAAGTACAAGGTCTACAAGACGGCCGAGCCTTCTTCGCAGATCGATACTGCTAGCACCGGTTGA
- the LOC104581759 gene encoding uncharacterized protein LOC104581759 isoform X1, translating into MAGDRPPFPNPDGEDDDHQPETSGSEPTREDPTLPLRQQLVGACRADDRLRPLLTLNVSCSPAENRFISHLSQHFEVSEVGLLARCLCVPLVSLRVGKVDRHGALLCPTTIRGKLSLGLLPSSSMRLTFSGDDGHSEQLALLNNGFEVSEVRIEEISADNSGRSFLIRISESKIFYYWCAEKSKECGMELLAKMKNLLQGRPTLSDLTGISDSRLDAFVTNLHAYLLAQSAGDVKSLGSSNDFLSASSSHGQHLQAPSVVSKSSRFRASAANATKASSIYQASLSPRSSTFKDGVPRVSCTKVGREKLKRRGEWLGPLPAPLDANPLIPKGVSTVSTSEVCDGECSENSLISAPSDLPLSFPLLPSLYPFATQCPLPEGSSENPFKPYYCWCPPCPSSLQYGVTSLHMPITSVEPLSQPPLSSLVSNKQPPVSSLSAKLDTTDPPSLNLPSILHDPVLHLPLPTSTLVPLHGSMVSTLPLLHLPFPTSPLVPGHGSPVPTFPLLRLPLPTSLVPLHGSQVPTFTPLMSDPIVHVPAFDMCSSGQAYLVSCGPSISSAVPLLPSLNPLIPEPELLVERSARETLMRLIASTPPSSNPNLVNILPAVLTDVPESISRSTNVNMHVGVHRNDVLLSSSWGADVIGSGIAAMELHSEDEVSSGHDAHAMLSFTEFDDINGDSDQPHFRRM; encoded by the exons ATGGCCGGAGATCGTCCCCCCTTCCCCAACCCCGacggagaagacgacgaccACCAACCGGAGACCTCCGGATCGGAACCCACCCGAGAAGACCCCACGTTGCCCCTGCGCCAGCAGCTCGTCGGGGCCTGCCGCGCCGACGATCGTCTCAGGCCCCTCCTCACCCTCAACGTCTCCTGCTCCCCCGCCGAGAACCGCTTCATCTCCCACCTCTCCCAG CACTTCGAGGTCTCGGAGGTGGGCCTGCTCGCCAGATGCCTCTGCGTGCCCCTCGTCTCCCTGCGTGTCGGCAAGGTCGACCGCCACGGGGCCCTCCTCTGCCCAACAACCATCAG AGGGAAGCTGAGCCTCGGTCTTCTGCCTTCATCGAGCATGCGCCTTACCTTCTCTGGTGACGATGGTCATTCGGAGCAACTAGCTCTCTTGAACAATGGCTTTGAAGTTTCAGAAGTTCGAATTGAGGAAATATCAGCTGATAATTCCGGGCGTTCGTTCCTAATAAGGATTTCAGAATCTAAAATATTTTACTACTGGTGCGCTGAAAAGTCAAAGGAGTGCGGAATGGAGCTTCTTGCAAAG ATGAAAAATCTACTTCAGGGCAGGCCAACCTTGTCTGATCTCACTGGCATTTCCGATTCAAGACTGGATGCTTTTGTCACTAATTTACATGCGTATCTTCTTGCACAAAGTGCTGGAGACGTTAAATCGTTGGGATCATCTAATGACTTCCTGAGTGCTTCAAGCTCACACGGTCAACATCTGCAAGCCCCATCAGTCGTTTCCAAGTCTTCAAGGTTTCGCGCATCTGCAGCTAATGCAACAAAAGCAAGCTCAATCTATCAAGCCAGTCTGAGTCCCAGGTCCAGCACTTTTAAAGATGGGGTGCCAAGGGTCTCTTGCACAAAAGTTGGGAGAGAGAAGCTGAAGCGGCGTGGGGAATGGTTGGGTCCATTACCTGCTCCCCTCGATGCAAATCCTTTGATACCTAAGGGTGTTAGCACTGTTTCAACCAGTGAAGTGTGTGATGGGGAGTGTTCAGAAAATAGTTTGATTTCAGCTCCTTCAGACTTGCCTCTTTCATTTCCCTTGCTGCCATCTCTTTATCCTTTCGCAACTCAATGTCCACTCCCAGAGGGTTCTTCAGAGAACCCGTTTAAGCCTTACTATTGCTGGTGCCCACCATGCCCGTCATCATTGCAGTACGGTGTAACCTCTCTACACATGCCAATTACATCTGTAGAACCGTTGTCCCAACCACCTTTGAGCTCACTGGTATCAAATAAGCAGCCACCTGTTTCATCACTTTCCGCAAAACTGGATACAACTGATCCACCTTCACTTAATCTTCCATCGATATTGCATGATCCTGTACTTCACCTGCCGCTTCCTACTTCAACACTTGTTCCGCTGCATGGTTCAATGGTTTCAACCCTTCCTTTACTTCATCTGCCATTTCCTACTTCACCACTTGTTCCTGGGCATGGTTCACCGGTTCCAACATTTCCACTGCTTCGCCTCCCACTTCCGACTTCACTTGTTCCCCTACATGGTTCGCAGGTTCCAACATTCACACCATTGATGTCTGATCCTATTGTGCATGTCCCAGCTTTTGATATGTGTTCTTCTGGCCAAGCTTATCTGGTGAGTTGTGGGCCTTCTATATCTTCAGCTGTTCCCCTGCTCCCCAGCTTAAATCCTCTGATTCCAGAACCAGAATTGCTGGTTGAGAGGAGTGCTAGGGAAACGCTAATGAGGCTCATAGCTTCAACACCACCGTCAAGCAACCCCAACTTGGTCAACATTCTCCCTGCAGTCCTGACTGACGTGCCTGAAAGCATTTCTCGATCTACTAAT GTGAACATGCATGTTGGTGTCCATCGCAACGACGTACTTCTCAGTTCATCCTGGGGTGCTGATGTGATTGGAAGTGGGATTGCAGCCATGGAGTTGCACTCGGAGGATGAGGTTTCCAGCGGACATGACGCCCACGCAATGCTTTCGTTTACGGAATTCGATGACATCAATGGAGACTCTGATCAGCCTCATTTCCGCCGAATGTAG
- the LOC104581759 gene encoding uncharacterized protein LOC104581759 isoform X2, with amino-acid sequence MRLTFSGDDGHSEQLALLNNGFEVSEVRIEEISADNSGRSFLIRISESKIFYYWCAEKSKECGMELLAKMKNLLQGRPTLSDLTGISDSRLDAFVTNLHAYLLAQSAGDVKSLGSSNDFLSASSSHGQHLQAPSVVSKSSRFRASAANATKASSIYQASLSPRSSTFKDGVPRVSCTKVGREKLKRRGEWLGPLPAPLDANPLIPKGVSTVSTSEVCDGECSENSLISAPSDLPLSFPLLPSLYPFATQCPLPEGSSENPFKPYYCWCPPCPSSLQYGVTSLHMPITSVEPLSQPPLSSLVSNKQPPVSSLSAKLDTTDPPSLNLPSILHDPVLHLPLPTSTLVPLHGSMVSTLPLLHLPFPTSPLVPGHGSPVPTFPLLRLPLPTSLVPLHGSQVPTFTPLMSDPIVHVPAFDMCSSGQAYLVSCGPSISSAVPLLPSLNPLIPEPELLVERSARETLMRLIASTPPSSNPNLVNILPAVLTDVPESISRSTNVNMHVGVHRNDVLLSSSWGADVIGSGIAAMELHSEDEVSSGHDAHAMLSFTEFDDINGDSDQPHFRRM; translated from the exons ATGCGCCTTACCTTCTCTGGTGACGATGGTCATTCGGAGCAACTAGCTCTCTTGAACAATGGCTTTGAAGTTTCAGAAGTTCGAATTGAGGAAATATCAGCTGATAATTCCGGGCGTTCGTTCCTAATAAGGATTTCAGAATCTAAAATATTTTACTACTGGTGCGCTGAAAAGTCAAAGGAGTGCGGAATGGAGCTTCTTGCAAAG ATGAAAAATCTACTTCAGGGCAGGCCAACCTTGTCTGATCTCACTGGCATTTCCGATTCAAGACTGGATGCTTTTGTCACTAATTTACATGCGTATCTTCTTGCACAAAGTGCTGGAGACGTTAAATCGTTGGGATCATCTAATGACTTCCTGAGTGCTTCAAGCTCACACGGTCAACATCTGCAAGCCCCATCAGTCGTTTCCAAGTCTTCAAGGTTTCGCGCATCTGCAGCTAATGCAACAAAAGCAAGCTCAATCTATCAAGCCAGTCTGAGTCCCAGGTCCAGCACTTTTAAAGATGGGGTGCCAAGGGTCTCTTGCACAAAAGTTGGGAGAGAGAAGCTGAAGCGGCGTGGGGAATGGTTGGGTCCATTACCTGCTCCCCTCGATGCAAATCCTTTGATACCTAAGGGTGTTAGCACTGTTTCAACCAGTGAAGTGTGTGATGGGGAGTGTTCAGAAAATAGTTTGATTTCAGCTCCTTCAGACTTGCCTCTTTCATTTCCCTTGCTGCCATCTCTTTATCCTTTCGCAACTCAATGTCCACTCCCAGAGGGTTCTTCAGAGAACCCGTTTAAGCCTTACTATTGCTGGTGCCCACCATGCCCGTCATCATTGCAGTACGGTGTAACCTCTCTACACATGCCAATTACATCTGTAGAACCGTTGTCCCAACCACCTTTGAGCTCACTGGTATCAAATAAGCAGCCACCTGTTTCATCACTTTCCGCAAAACTGGATACAACTGATCCACCTTCACTTAATCTTCCATCGATATTGCATGATCCTGTACTTCACCTGCCGCTTCCTACTTCAACACTTGTTCCGCTGCATGGTTCAATGGTTTCAACCCTTCCTTTACTTCATCTGCCATTTCCTACTTCACCACTTGTTCCTGGGCATGGTTCACCGGTTCCAACATTTCCACTGCTTCGCCTCCCACTTCCGACTTCACTTGTTCCCCTACATGGTTCGCAGGTTCCAACATTCACACCATTGATGTCTGATCCTATTGTGCATGTCCCAGCTTTTGATATGTGTTCTTCTGGCCAAGCTTATCTGGTGAGTTGTGGGCCTTCTATATCTTCAGCTGTTCCCCTGCTCCCCAGCTTAAATCCTCTGATTCCAGAACCAGAATTGCTGGTTGAGAGGAGTGCTAGGGAAACGCTAATGAGGCTCATAGCTTCAACACCACCGTCAAGCAACCCCAACTTGGTCAACATTCTCCCTGCAGTCCTGACTGACGTGCCTGAAAGCATTTCTCGATCTACTAAT GTGAACATGCATGTTGGTGTCCATCGCAACGACGTACTTCTCAGTTCATCCTGGGGTGCTGATGTGATTGGAAGTGGGATTGCAGCCATGGAGTTGCACTCGGAGGATGAGGTTTCCAGCGGACATGACGCCCACGCAATGCTTTCGTTTACGGAATTCGATGACATCAATGGAGACTCTGATCAGCCTCATTTCCGCCGAATGTAG
- the LOC100842407 gene encoding sulfoquinovosyl transferase SQD2 isoform X1, which produces MAAASILVVPKPHLPPISPRESPKAATTLIPLRRRLPFPSCRCTSASSASSAPVLLRDDGDEPPPPTSEADSRPRRIALFVEPSPFAYVSGYKNRFQNFIKYLREMGDEVIVVTTHEGVPAEFHGAKLVGSWSFPCPWYNKVPLSLALSPRIIGEVARFKPDIIHASSPGIMVFGALIIAKLLCVPLVMSYHTHVPIYIPRYTFSWLVKPMWLVIKFLHRAADLTLVPSVAIGRDLQAARVTAGLHKRYILLPCLCTSNIILSQCMFPANKIRLWNKGVDSESFHPRFRNQEMRSRLTNGEPDKPLIIYVGRLGVEKSLDFHKRVMDRLPGSRIAFIGDGPFRPVLEEMFSGMPAVFTGTLQGEELSQAYASGDVFVMPSESETLGFVVLEAMSSGVPVVAARAGGIPDIIPEDQEGKTSFLYTPGDVDDCVGKVERLLSSEELRQTMGKAARKEMEKFDWKAATRKIRNEQYSAAIWFWRKKRSQLLRPVQWLFRGLFRPAPANQS; this is translated from the exons atggcggcggcgtccatcCTGGTCGTCCCCAAGCCGCATCTTCCTCCGATTTCTCCGAGAGAGAGCCCCAAGGCGGCGACGACCCTCATCCCTCTCCGACGCCGTCTCCCATTCCCCTCATGTAGATGCACTAGtgcctcctctgcttcctcgGCCCCCGTCCTGCTGcgggacgacggcgacgagcctccgccgccgacctcggaGGCCGACTCGCGGCCCCGCCGCATCGCGCTCTTCGTCGAGCCCTCCCCCTTCGCCTACGTCTCCGGCTACAAGAACCGCTTCCAGAACTTCATCAAGTACCTCCGGGAGATGGGCGACGAGGTCATCGTCGTCACCACCCACGAGGGCGTCCCCGCCGAGTTCCACGGCGCCAAGCTCGTCGGCTCCTGGAGCTTCCCTTGCCCCTGGTACAACAAGGTCCCGCTTTCCCTCGCCCTCAGCCCCAGGATCATTGGGGAGGTCGCCAGGTTCAAGCCCGACATTATCCACGCTTCGTCCCCTGGAATCATG GTGTTTGGCGCCCTAATCATCGCAAAGCTGCTCTGCGTTCCTCTAGTAATGTCCTACCACACTCATGTTCCAAT TTATATACCCAGATATACATTCAGCTGGCTTGTCAAGCCCATGTGGCTAGTTATAA AATTTTTGCACCGAGCTGCCGATCTCACACTGGTACCATCAGTTGCTATCGGCAGGGATCTTCAAGCTGCCCGTGTTACAGCAGGTTTGCATAAAAGATACATACTGCTACCATGTTTGTGTACTTCAAATATCATCCTCTCACAGTGCATGTTTCCAGCCAATAAGATACGGCTTTGGAACAAGGGTGTGGATTCAGAAAGCTTCCATCCCCGTTTCCGTAATCAGGAAATGCGTTCAAGGCTAAC AAATGGTGAACCAGACAAGCCACTGATAATCTATGTTGGACGCTTAGGAGTTGAGAAGAGCTTGGATTTTCATAAGAG AGTCATGGACAGACTTCCAGGATCGAGAATTGCATTTATTGGAGATGGACCATTCAG GCCTGTACTTGAAGAGATGTTCTCAGGAATGCCGGCAGTGTTCACGGGCACATTACAAGGGGAGGAGCTATCACAGGCCTACGCAAGCGGGGACGTGTTCGTGATGCCTTCCGAGTCAGAGACGCTGGGTTTCGTTGTGTTGGAGGCAATGTCATCCGGAGTTCCAGTGGTGGCTGCTCGAGCTGGAGGGATACCTGACATTATACCTGAAGATCAGGAGGGGAAGACCAGCTTTCTGTACACACCAGGTGATGTGGATGACTGCGTCGGCAAGGTCGAACGCCTCCTATCCTCTGAAGAGTTAAGACAGACAAtggggaaggcggcgaggaaggagatggagaAGTTCGACtggaaggcggcgacgaggaagatCCGGAACGAGCAGTACAGCGCGGCGATCTGGTTCTGGCGTAAGAAGAGATCGCAGCTGCTGAGACCCGTCCAGTGGCTCTTCCGGGGTCTCTTCAGGCCAGCTCCTGCGAACCAGTCATAG
- the LOC100842407 gene encoding sulfoquinovosyl transferase SQD2 isoform X2: MAAASILVVPKPHLPPISPRESPKAATTLIPLRRRLPFPSCRCTSASSASSAPVLLRDDGDEPPPPTSEADSRPRRIALFVEPSPFAYVSGYKNRFQNFIKYLREMGDEVIVVTTHEGVPAEFHGAKLVGSWSFPCPWYNKVPLSLALSPRIIGEVARFKPDIIHASSPGIMVFGALIIAKLLCVPLVMSYHTHVPIYIPRYTFSWLVKPMWLVIKFLHRAADLTLVPSVAIGRDLQAARVTAANKIRLWNKGVDSESFHPRFRNQEMRSRLTNGEPDKPLIIYVGRLGVEKSLDFHKRVMDRLPGSRIAFIGDGPFRPVLEEMFSGMPAVFTGTLQGEELSQAYASGDVFVMPSESETLGFVVLEAMSSGVPVVAARAGGIPDIIPEDQEGKTSFLYTPGDVDDCVGKVERLLSSEELRQTMGKAARKEMEKFDWKAATRKIRNEQYSAAIWFWRKKRSQLLRPVQWLFRGLFRPAPANQS, from the exons atggcggcggcgtccatcCTGGTCGTCCCCAAGCCGCATCTTCCTCCGATTTCTCCGAGAGAGAGCCCCAAGGCGGCGACGACCCTCATCCCTCTCCGACGCCGTCTCCCATTCCCCTCATGTAGATGCACTAGtgcctcctctgcttcctcgGCCCCCGTCCTGCTGcgggacgacggcgacgagcctccgccgccgacctcggaGGCCGACTCGCGGCCCCGCCGCATCGCGCTCTTCGTCGAGCCCTCCCCCTTCGCCTACGTCTCCGGCTACAAGAACCGCTTCCAGAACTTCATCAAGTACCTCCGGGAGATGGGCGACGAGGTCATCGTCGTCACCACCCACGAGGGCGTCCCCGCCGAGTTCCACGGCGCCAAGCTCGTCGGCTCCTGGAGCTTCCCTTGCCCCTGGTACAACAAGGTCCCGCTTTCCCTCGCCCTCAGCCCCAGGATCATTGGGGAGGTCGCCAGGTTCAAGCCCGACATTATCCACGCTTCGTCCCCTGGAATCATG GTGTTTGGCGCCCTAATCATCGCAAAGCTGCTCTGCGTTCCTCTAGTAATGTCCTACCACACTCATGTTCCAAT TTATATACCCAGATATACATTCAGCTGGCTTGTCAAGCCCATGTGGCTAGTTATAA AATTTTTGCACCGAGCTGCCGATCTCACACTGGTACCATCAGTTGCTATCGGCAGGGATCTTCAAGCTGCCCGTGTTACAGCAG CCAATAAGATACGGCTTTGGAACAAGGGTGTGGATTCAGAAAGCTTCCATCCCCGTTTCCGTAATCAGGAAATGCGTTCAAGGCTAAC AAATGGTGAACCAGACAAGCCACTGATAATCTATGTTGGACGCTTAGGAGTTGAGAAGAGCTTGGATTTTCATAAGAG AGTCATGGACAGACTTCCAGGATCGAGAATTGCATTTATTGGAGATGGACCATTCAG GCCTGTACTTGAAGAGATGTTCTCAGGAATGCCGGCAGTGTTCACGGGCACATTACAAGGGGAGGAGCTATCACAGGCCTACGCAAGCGGGGACGTGTTCGTGATGCCTTCCGAGTCAGAGACGCTGGGTTTCGTTGTGTTGGAGGCAATGTCATCCGGAGTTCCAGTGGTGGCTGCTCGAGCTGGAGGGATACCTGACATTATACCTGAAGATCAGGAGGGGAAGACCAGCTTTCTGTACACACCAGGTGATGTGGATGACTGCGTCGGCAAGGTCGAACGCCTCCTATCCTCTGAAGAGTTAAGACAGACAAtggggaaggcggcgaggaaggagatggagaAGTTCGACtggaaggcggcgacgaggaagatCCGGAACGAGCAGTACAGCGCGGCGATCTGGTTCTGGCGTAAGAAGAGATCGCAGCTGCTGAGACCCGTCCAGTGGCTCTTCCGGGGTCTCTTCAGGCCAGCTCCTGCGAACCAGTCATAG
- the LOC100842713 gene encoding probable pyridoxal 5'-phosphate synthase subunit PDX1.1: protein MASDGSGVVALYGGNNNNSILDSKSPFAVKAGLAQMLRGGVIMDVVTADQARIAEEAGACAVMALERVPADIRAQGGVARMSDPGLIRDIKRAVTIPVMAKARIGHFVEAQILEHIGVDYVDESEVLTLADDAHHINKHNFRVPFVCGCRNLGEALRRVREGAAMIRTKGEAGTGNVVEAVRHVRSVMGDVRALRAMDDDEVFSYAKSIAAPYDLVLQTKQLGRLPVVQFAAGGVATPADAALMIQLGCDGVFVGSGIFKSGDPARRARAIVQAVTHYSDPAVLAEVSCDLGEAMVGINLSDPKVERFAARSD, encoded by the coding sequence ATGGCGTccgacggcagcggcgttgTGGCGCTGTACGgaggcaacaacaacaacagcattCTGGACTCCAAGTCCCCCTTCGCCGTCAAGGCGGGGCTTGCCCAGATGCTCCGCGGCGGCGTCATCATGGACGTGGTCACCGCCGACCAGGCGCGCAtcgccgaggaggcgggggccTGCGCCGTCATGGCGCTGGAGCGCGTCCCCGCCGACATCCGCGCGCAGGGCGGCGTGGCCCGGATGTCTGACCCGGGCCTCATCCGCGACATCAAGCGGGCCGTCACCATCCCGGTCATGGCCAAAGCCCGCATCGGCCACTTTGTGGAGGCCCAGATCCTGGAGCACATCGGCGTCGACTACGTGGACGAGAGCGAGGTGCTCACGCTCGCCGACGACGCCCACCACATCAACAAGCACAACTTCCGCGTCCCCTTCGTCTGCGGCTGCCGCAACCTCGGCGAGGCCCTGCGCCGGGTCCGCGAGGGCGCCGCCATGATCCGGACCAAGGGGGAGGCCGGCACGGGCAACGTCGTCGAGGCCGTCCGCCACGTCCGCTCCGTCATGGGCGACGTCCGCGCGCTCCGGgccatggacgacgacgaggtcTTCTCCTACGCCAAGTCCATCGCCGCGCCCTACGACCTCGTCCTGCAGACCAAGCAGCTCGGCCGCCTCCCCGTCGTCCAGTTCGCCGCGGGAGGCGTCGCcacccccgccgacgccgcgctcATGATACAGCTCGGCTGCGACGGCGTCTTCGTCGGCTCCGGCATCTTCAAGAGCGGCGACCCGGCCCGCCGCGCGCGGGCCATCGTGCAGGCCGTCACCCACTACAGCGACCCCGCCGTGCTCGCCGAGGTCAGCTGCGACCTGGGGGAGGCCATGGTCGGCATCAACCTCTCCGACCCCAAGGTCGAGCGATTCGCAGCGCGCTCCGACTGA
- the LOC112270136 gene encoding uncharacterized protein LOC112270136, producing MVANHLFSKKEDLNLEDLNKIFTGLLCVQQDMVHRLPPLHHGHEHMTCGSGVSLNLVPPRVQSRGGNWTPPSSMNPLGSHMLPHQPSLIQPQSVPHKTLAQPFPMQAQKMLQHTQLALSSLTPGQVHESPSLLKLPLLNSASPYNTMEPPQNNSGPCSTFEHNIEDPPLLVNSASNEFNVEDPFGYDQSAYVLSDQPYYKRFLEAETYLGYDGTDVGQAHMGNDGSTDAPTQYSVCGKDDDDGTS from the coding sequence ATGGTGGCAAACCATCTCTTCTCCAAGAAAGAAGATCTCAATCTCGAAGATCTGAACAAGATCTTCACTGGACTCTTATGTGTTCAGCAAGATATGGTGCATCGTCTACCTCCACTTCATCATGGTCATGAACACATGACTTGTGGTTCAGGGGTGTCATTAAACCTCGTACCACCAAGAGTTCAATCACGGGGTGGCAATTGGACTCCTCCTTCATCGATGAATCCATTGGGGTCTCACATGCTTCCACATCAACCATCATTGATTCAACCACAATCGGTGCCGCATAAAACTTTGGCTCAACCTTTTCCTATGCAGGCACAAAAAATGTTGCAGCACACACAATTGGCTTTATCATCACTAACTCCTGGTCAAGTGCATGAGTCACCTTCATTGTTGAAGTTGCCTCTTCTTAACTCTGCAAGTCCTTACAACACAATGGAGCCACCTCAGAACAATTCAGGTCCTTGCTCAACTTTTGAGCATAACATCGAGGATCCACCATTGTTGGTCAACTCCGCTAGTAATGAATTTAATGTTGAAGATCCATTTGGCTATGACCAATCGGCGTATGTTCTTTCTGACCAGCCATACTACAAGAGATTCCTAGAGGCGGAAACTTATTTGGGCTATGATGGTACTGATGTAGGCCAAGCTCACATGGGAAATGACGGATCAACTGATGCACCCACGCAGTACTCTGTTTGTgggaaagatgatgatgatggcacATCATAA